From the Desulfovibrio sp. JY genome, one window contains:
- a CDS encoding DNA-binding protein, with translation MAESLVYLPQSGDWTCAGCGGPLEPKETDVTYLEGGFNITLLTCPKCNMALLPEYVAMGKMLEVEQLLEDK, from the coding sequence ATGGCAGAATCGCTTGTTTACTTGCCGCAGTCCGGCGACTGGACGTGCGCCGGATGCGGCGGTCCCTTGGAGCCCAAGGAGACCGACGTCACCTATCTTGAAGGCGGCTTCAACATCACGCTTTTGACCTGTCCCAAGTGCAACATGGCCTTGCTCCCGGAGTATGTGGCCATGGGCAAGATGCTGGAAGTGGAGCAGTTGCTGGAGGACAAGTAG
- a CDS encoding class I SAM-dependent methyltransferase: MPGCVAPYEREDFREVVGEALRPGGLALTGRALAACRFAPGARVLDLGCGPGASLAFLTEAKLTAFGLDASSFFTRQAGRIVPVVQGLGQALPFREESLDGVLCECVLSASGDGPGCLAEIARVLRPGGLLLATDLYLRQGAPLGEAGAGCAAGAVTREALAVMFGAAGFALRLFEDHTKLLTELACRLTFALGSAASVVSLLTGRDPACAGQGTPRPKLGYCLCIAAKESL; this comes from the coding sequence GTGCCGGGCTGCGTTGCGCCCTATGAGCGAGAAGATTTCCGGGAAGTCGTCGGCGAGGCCTTGCGCCCCGGCGGGCTGGCCCTGACCGGACGGGCGCTTGCGGCCTGCCGGTTTGCTCCGGGGGCCAGGGTGCTGGACCTTGGCTGCGGCCCCGGCGCGAGTCTGGCCTTTCTCACCGAGGCGAAACTGACCGCTTTCGGCCTCGATGCCTCCTCTTTCTTCACGCGCCAGGCCGGCCGCATCGTTCCCGTGGTGCAGGGACTGGGACAAGCCCTGCCTTTCCGGGAGGAAAGCCTGGACGGCGTGCTGTGCGAATGTGTGCTTTCGGCCTCGGGCGACGGGCCGGGGTGTCTGGCCGAGATCGCCCGGGTGCTGCGGCCGGGCGGACTGCTCCTCGCCACCGACCTGTACCTGCGCCAGGGCGCGCCCCTTGGCGAGGCCGGCGCGGGCTGCGCCGCCGGGGCGGTTACGCGCGAAGCCCTGGCCGTCATGTTCGGCGCGGCCGGATTCGCCCTGCGCCTGTTCGAGGACCACACCAAATTGCTTACGGAGCTGGCCTGCCGCCTGACCTTCGCCCTGGGTTCGGCGGCAAGCGTCGTGTCCCTGCTGACCGGCCGCGATCCGGCCTGCGCCGGCCAGGGGACGCCGCGCCCGAAACTCGGCTACTGCCTGTGCATCGCCGCCAAGGAGTCCTTATGA
- a CDS encoding molybdopterin-dependent oxidoreductase: MEIAKKLEKIWVVNGIERKLIVDPDAFLSEVLREQMHLVGTKVGCGKGQCGACSVILDGKVVRACITKVRRIDNFANITTIEGLGTPQNLHPLQVAWVVNGAAQCGFCTPGFIMSAKGLLDENPKPTREQVRDWFQKHKNVCRCTGFIPLVDSVMDAAKVLRGEMTLDINHNFPADGNIFNSRAPRPSGVAKVTGQWAFGDDQKLQLPADTLHLAIVEARVSHANIKGIDVSEALKVEGVHSVITAKDVKGKNRITGLITFPTNKGDGWDRPILCDEKVFQYGDAIALVAATSEKIARAAAELVKVDLEVLPAYMNAPAAMAEDAIEIHPGTPNTYYKQGLVKGDDPAPFFSSPDCVVAEGSYYTQRQPHLPIEPDVGYAMYDEDGILRIYSKSIGLYLHLYMIAPGLGVEPDKIALIQLPTGGTFGYKFSPTMEALVGAATMATGRPCHLHYNYAQQQYYTGKRSPFWTTGKVAADKKTGKIKGTQHEWICDHGPYSEFGDLLTLRGAQYFMAGYGIPNMRAVGYCVCTNHGWGSAFRGYGSPEIMFPSEVLMDELALKGGWDPLELRYANCYRPGDTTPTGQVPDSFMYPEMIDILRPKYKEALANAKRHSTDTLKKGVGVAFGIYGSGLDGADSAGSDVELNADGTITIFNTWQDHGQGSDLSTLCVAHEALKPLGIPASKLKIFLNDTSKCPNSGPAGGSRSNVLVGNAIINGCQQLLDGMRKPDGTFRTYDEMVKEGIKTKYNGTWTQPATDCDPDTGQGNPFACYMYGLFMAEVTVDTTTGKTQVDKMTLVEDVGTLTNRQTVDGQNWGGLAQGIGLALTEDFEDIKKHSSLAGAGVPYIKDVPDVMELIYVDSPREHGPFGASGVGEVPLCGPHPAIINAIANATGGAFVRHLPAYPEKVLAAIKELGK; encoded by the coding sequence ATGGAAATTGCAAAAAAACTGGAAAAAATCTGGGTCGTGAACGGCATTGAGCGCAAGCTCATTGTCGATCCCGACGCCTTCCTGTCCGAAGTGCTGCGCGAGCAGATGCATCTGGTCGGCACCAAGGTCGGTTGCGGCAAGGGCCAGTGCGGCGCCTGCTCCGTCATCCTCGACGGCAAGGTCGTGCGCGCCTGCATCACCAAGGTCCGCCGCATCGACAACTTCGCCAACATCACCACCATCGAAGGTCTGGGCACGCCCCAGAACCTGCATCCGCTGCAGGTGGCCTGGGTGGTCAACGGCGCCGCCCAGTGCGGCTTCTGCACCCCGGGCTTCATCATGTCCGCCAAGGGCCTGCTGGACGAAAATCCCAAGCCCACCCGCGAGCAGGTCCGCGACTGGTTCCAGAAGCACAAGAACGTGTGCCGTTGCACCGGCTTTATTCCCCTGGTCGACTCGGTCATGGACGCCGCCAAGGTGCTGCGCGGTGAGATGACCCTCGACATCAACCACAACTTCCCGGCCGACGGCAATATCTTCAACTCCCGTGCGCCGCGTCCCTCCGGCGTGGCCAAGGTCACCGGCCAGTGGGCTTTCGGCGACGACCAGAAGCTCCAGCTGCCCGCCGACACCCTGCACCTGGCCATCGTCGAGGCGCGGGTCTCCCACGCCAACATCAAGGGCATCGACGTCTCCGAGGCCCTGAAGGTGGAAGGCGTCCACAGCGTCATCACCGCCAAGGACGTCAAGGGCAAGAACCGCATCACCGGCCTGATCACCTTCCCCACCAACAAGGGTGACGGCTGGGATCGTCCGATCCTGTGCGACGAGAAGGTGTTCCAGTACGGCGACGCCATCGCCCTGGTCGCCGCCACCTCCGAAAAGATCGCCCGCGCCGCCGCCGAGCTGGTCAAGGTCGACCTGGAAGTCCTGCCGGCCTACATGAACGCGCCCGCGGCCATGGCCGAAGACGCCATCGAGATCCACCCCGGCACCCCGAACACCTACTACAAGCAGGGCCTGGTCAAGGGCGACGATCCCGCGCCGTTCTTCAGCAGCCCCGACTGCGTGGTGGCCGAAGGCAGCTACTACACCCAGCGCCAGCCCCACCTGCCCATCGAGCCTGACGTCGGCTACGCCATGTACGACGAGGACGGCATCCTGCGCATCTACTCCAAGTCCATCGGCCTGTACCTGCACCTGTACATGATCGCCCCGGGCCTCGGCGTCGAACCGGACAAGATCGCGCTGATCCAGCTGCCCACAGGCGGCACCTTCGGCTACAAGTTCAGCCCGACCATGGAAGCCCTCGTCGGCGCGGCCACCATGGCCACCGGCCGTCCCTGCCACCTGCACTACAACTACGCCCAGCAGCAGTACTACACCGGCAAGCGCTCCCCGTTCTGGACCACCGGCAAGGTGGCCGCGGACAAGAAGACCGGCAAGATCAAGGGCACCCAGCACGAGTGGATCTGCGACCACGGCCCCTACTCCGAATTCGGCGACCTGCTGACCCTGCGCGGCGCCCAGTACTTCATGGCCGGCTACGGCATCCCGAACATGCGCGCCGTGGGCTACTGCGTGTGCACCAACCATGGTTGGGGTTCGGCCTTCCGCGGCTACGGTTCGCCGGAGATCATGTTCCCCTCCGAAGTGCTGATGGACGAGCTGGCCCTCAAGGGCGGCTGGGATCCGCTGGAACTGCGCTACGCCAACTGCTACCGTCCGGGCGACACCACCCCGACCGGACAGGTGCCTGATTCCTTCATGTATCCGGAGATGATCGACATCCTCCGGCCCAAGTACAAGGAAGCCCTGGCCAACGCCAAGCGCCACTCCACCGACACCCTGAAGAAGGGCGTGGGCGTGGCCTTCGGCATTTACGGTTCCGGCCTTGACGGCGCCGACTCCGCCGGCTCCGATGTCGAGCTCAACGCCGACGGCACCATCACCATCTTCAACACTTGGCAGGACCACGGCCAGGGTTCCGACCTGTCCACCCTGTGCGTCGCCCACGAGGCCTTAAAGCCCCTGGGCATCCCGGCCTCCAAGCTGAAGATCTTCCTGAACGACACCAGCAAGTGCCCGAACTCCGGCCCGGCCGGCGGTTCCCGCTCCAACGTCCTGGTCGGCAACGCCATCATCAACGGCTGCCAGCAGCTGCTTGACGGCATGCGCAAGCCCGACGGCACGTTCCGCACCTACGACGAAATGGTCAAGGAAGGCATCAAGACCAAGTACAACGGCACCTGGACCCAGCCGGCCACGGACTGCGATCCGGATACCGGCCAGGGCAACCCGTTTGCCTGCTACATGTACGGCCTGTTCATGGCCGAAGTGACCGTGGACACCACCACCGGCAAGACCCAGGTCGACAAGATGACCCTCGTCGAGGACGTGGGAACCCTGACCAACCGGCAGACCGTCGACGGCCAGAACTGGGGCGGTCTCGCCCAGGGCATCGGCCTGGCCCTCACCGAGGACTTCGAGGACATCAAGAAGCACTCCTCCCTGGCCGGCGCCGGCGTCCCCTACATCAAGGACGTCCCCGACGTCATGGAGCTGATCTACGTCGACTCGCCGCGTGAACACGGCCCGTTCGGCGCGTCCGGCGTGGGCGAAGTGCCGCTGTGCGGTCCGCACCCGGCCATCATCAACGCCATCGCCAATGCCACGGGCGGCGCGTTTGTCCGTCACCTCCCGGCCTACCCCGAGAAGGTGCTCGCCGCCATCAAGGAGCTTGGCAAGTAA
- a CDS encoding XdhC family protein, giving the protein MIELIDIINTTLAEGRPVVAATIVTSVGSTPRTAGSKMLIFPDDKIAGTVGGGLAEGQVMAAGAEVLASGVSRLMDFDMTGQASKGADLICGGRMRVFLERLDPDAATKRLFAALAETLAKSEPCLVVTPLEPAPGDDAGRCLLLPQGDIVGSDPGPMVLQAARERARAILAPVVMETGGRRFFLEPALAQSPLVICGGGHVSRPTGQIAAMVGFRVTVLDDRPEFAAPERFPFAAETAVIDPAKGWLTGRRIGENDSIVIVTRGHAHDYDALAEALRTPAGYIGMIGSSSKRDAIYDRLLAAGFTRDDIARVKSPIGLPIEAETPEEIAVSIVAELIACRAARRP; this is encoded by the coding sequence ATGATCGAACTTATCGACATCATCAATACCACTCTGGCCGAAGGCCGCCCTGTGGTCGCGGCCACCATCGTCACAAGCGTTGGCTCCACCCCGCGCACCGCCGGCTCCAAGATGCTCATCTTTCCCGACGACAAGATCGCCGGCACCGTGGGCGGCGGGCTGGCCGAGGGCCAGGTCATGGCCGCCGGGGCCGAGGTGCTGGCCTCGGGCGTCTCCCGGCTCATGGATTTCGACATGACCGGCCAGGCCTCCAAGGGCGCGGACCTGATCTGCGGCGGCCGGATGCGCGTGTTCCTCGAACGCCTGGACCCGGACGCGGCCACGAAACGCCTTTTCGCCGCCCTGGCCGAGACGTTGGCCAAGAGCGAACCCTGCCTCGTGGTCACGCCCCTGGAACCCGCCCCCGGGGACGATGCGGGCCGCTGCCTGCTGCTCCCGCAGGGCGACATCGTGGGCAGCGATCCCGGCCCGATGGTTTTGCAGGCCGCCCGGGAAAGGGCTCGCGCCATCCTGGCCCCGGTGGTCATGGAAACAGGCGGCCGGCGTTTCTTCCTGGAACCGGCCCTGGCCCAAAGTCCGCTTGTCATCTGCGGCGGCGGGCACGTCAGCCGGCCCACCGGCCAGATCGCGGCCATGGTGGGCTTTCGGGTGACGGTGCTCGACGACCGGCCGGAATTCGCCGCGCCGGAGCGCTTTCCCTTTGCCGCCGAGACCGCCGTCATCGACCCGGCCAAGGGCTGGCTGACAGGCCGGCGCATCGGCGAAAACGATTCCATCGTCATCGTCACGCGCGGCCACGCCCACGACTACGACGCGCTGGCCGAAGCGCTCCGCACCCCGGCCGGCTACATCGGCATGATCGGCTCGAGCTCCAAGCGCGACGCCATCTACGACCGGCTCCTTGCCGCCGGATTCACCCGCGACGACATCGCCCGGGTCAAAAGCCCCATCGGCCTCCCCATCGAGGCCGAAACCCCCGAGGAGATCGCGGTGAGCATCGTGGCCGAACTGATCGCCTGCCGCGCCGCCAGAAGACCATGA
- a CDS encoding C-GCAxxG-C-C family protein yields MNPALMEIMPLAAKNYCCSQILVLLALRAQGVENWPLVRAAAGICHGMEAGLTCGILTGGCLVLGLYAGRGREEELAHEKSDLLITEFVDWFREKATDMYGDITCQAILSEGKPDASRCGGLMSEAWDQILTILSEAGIDPSEPRE; encoded by the coding sequence ATGAACCCCGCGCTTATGGAGATCATGCCCCTTGCCGCCAAGAATTACTGTTGCAGCCAGATTCTCGTGCTTCTGGCCCTGCGCGCCCAGGGGGTGGAAAACTGGCCCCTGGTGCGGGCCGCCGCCGGCATCTGCCACGGCATGGAAGCGGGGCTGACCTGCGGCATCCTGACGGGAGGCTGCCTGGTTCTCGGCCTCTACGCCGGCCGGGGACGCGAGGAAGAGCTGGCCCATGAGAAGTCGGACCTCCTCATCACCGAATTCGTGGACTGGTTTCGCGAGAAGGCCACCGACATGTACGGCGACATCACCTGCCAGGCCATCCTGAGCGAGGGCAAGCCCGACGCCAGCCGTTGCGGCGGGCTCATGTCCGAGGCCTGGGACCAGATCCTCACCATCCTGTCAGAAGCCGGCATCGACCCGTCCGAGCCCAGGGAGTGA
- a CDS encoding radical SAM protein: MSLCPICLRRVPARREVDGADGYVVKTCPEHGEFRTRFWHGPPAMVGWNRPKVPGNPPPILTESRLGCPHDCGLCPEHAQHTCTALFEITGRCNLACPVCFATAGQTPPPNPGLDVLAERFARIFEATGPVNVQLSGGEPTVRDDLPEVVAACRKAGFSFVQLNTNGLALAADPGLAGRLADAGLVSVFLQFDGDDDACRVLRGRSLYQTKLAAIDACVEANIGVVLVPTVAPGINDGQLGDIVRLARSKAPGVRGVHFQPVSSFGRYPWAAGPTERVTLPDLMRGLEEQTDGMIRAEHFHPPGCEHSLCSFSQPYFLEGDAGLRPAPTSGQTCCSPSPPIAADEGARRSRNFVARQWAAPTDAPKQSGPLDDFDRFLADAATARRFTVSAMAFQDAWTLDLERTRGCCIHVATADNRLIPFCLYNLTAADGRTLYRGHDGCV, from the coding sequence ATGAGCCTGTGCCCGATCTGTCTGCGTCGGGTGCCCGCCCGTCGCGAGGTCGACGGCGCGGACGGTTACGTGGTCAAGACCTGCCCCGAGCACGGCGAATTCCGCACCCGGTTCTGGCACGGGCCGCCGGCCATGGTCGGCTGGAACCGGCCCAAGGTCCCGGGCAATCCGCCGCCGATACTCACCGAATCGCGCCTGGGCTGCCCCCATGACTGCGGTCTGTGCCCGGAGCACGCCCAGCACACCTGCACCGCGCTTTTCGAGATCACCGGCCGCTGCAACCTGGCCTGTCCGGTCTGCTTCGCCACGGCCGGGCAGACGCCCCCGCCCAATCCCGGGCTTGACGTCCTGGCCGAACGCTTCGCCCGCATCTTCGAGGCCACCGGGCCGGTCAATGTCCAGCTCTCCGGCGGCGAACCCACAGTGCGCGATGATCTGCCGGAGGTGGTTGCCGCCTGCCGCAAGGCCGGATTTTCCTTTGTGCAGCTCAACACCAACGGCCTGGCCCTGGCCGCCGACCCGGGATTGGCCGGACGTCTGGCCGATGCCGGCCTCGTCTCGGTCTTTCTCCAGTTCGACGGCGACGACGACGCCTGCCGGGTGCTGCGCGGGAGGTCGCTTTACCAAACCAAGCTCGCGGCCATCGACGCCTGCGTGGAAGCGAACATCGGCGTGGTTCTGGTCCCGACCGTGGCCCCGGGCATAAACGACGGCCAGCTCGGCGACATCGTGCGTCTGGCCCGGTCCAAGGCCCCGGGCGTGCGCGGCGTCCATTTCCAGCCCGTAAGCTCCTTTGGCCGTTATCCCTGGGCCGCCGGCCCCACCGAACGCGTCACCCTGCCGGACCTGATGCGCGGCCTGGAAGAACAAACGGACGGCATGATCCGGGCCGAGCACTTCCACCCGCCGGGCTGCGAACATTCGCTGTGCTCCTTTTCCCAGCCCTACTTCCTCGAGGGAGATGCCGGGCTACGGCCGGCCCCGACGTCGGGCCAAACCTGCTGCTCCCCGTCGCCCCCCATCGCCGCCGACGAAGGGGCACGCCGCTCCAGAAACTTCGTGGCCCGCCAATGGGCCGCGCCGACAGACGCCCCGAAGCAAAGCGGCCCCCTGGACGATTTCGACCGCTTTCTGGCCGACGCCGCCACGGCCCGGCGCTTCACCGTCTCGGCCATGGCCTTTCAGGACGCCTGGACTCTCGACCTCGAACGCACGCGCGGCTGCTGCATCCACGTGGCCACGGCCGACAACCGGCTCATTCCCTTTTGCCTCTACAACCTGACGGCGGCCGACGGCCGCACGCTCTACCGGGGGCACGACGGATGCGTCTAA
- a CDS encoding AMP-binding protein, whose protein sequence is MRLSPVDALVAAGLGRPDVPPTPQALLAWRLAALSRAVRHAAAAPFYRERLGNLPPGFPHFIEEFETLPFTLASDLTEAHARFLAVSQDDVARMVTLSTSGTTGAPKRVAFTSEDIEDIRHFFHIGIRTLVEPGDTVLILMPGLRPDSIGDLLCQILPRLGAKGVLGDPTGDPAVLAADLRRLRPQTLVAAPSQIRRAIDDPEVCAAARDCLRTILLSAEALPDGWKTLLAGRFGATVFDHYGATEMGYGGGVECEAFHGYHLRETEIYFEVVHMLTGDPLPDGEVGEVVFTTLTRRGMPFVRYRTGDAAAMLPGPCPCGSKLRRLGPILGRIVHGPDGPQLTHPAKGAANRP, encoded by the coding sequence ATGCGTCTAAGTCCCGTCGACGCTCTCGTTGCCGCCGGGCTGGGCCGGCCGGACGTTCCCCCGACGCCCCAGGCCTTGCTGGCCTGGCGGCTGGCCGCCCTTTCCCGGGCCGTGCGCCATGCCGCCGCCGCCCCCTTCTACCGGGAACGCCTGGGCAACCTGCCGCCGGGTTTCCCCCATTTCATCGAGGAATTCGAAACCCTGCCTTTCACCCTGGCTTCCGACCTGACCGAGGCCCATGCCCGGTTTCTGGCCGTTTCCCAGGACGACGTGGCCCGCATGGTCACGCTTTCCACCTCCGGCACCACCGGCGCACCCAAGCGCGTGGCCTTCACGTCGGAGGATATAGAAGACATCCGCCACTTCTTCCACATCGGCATAAGGACCCTGGTCGAGCCCGGGGACACCGTGCTCATCCTCATGCCCGGGCTGCGCCCGGACAGCATCGGCGACCTGCTCTGCCAGATTCTGCCGCGCCTGGGGGCGAAGGGGGTCCTTGGCGATCCCACGGGCGATCCGGCCGTCCTGGCCGCCGACCTGCGCCGGCTGCGCCCGCAAACCCTCGTGGCCGCGCCGTCCCAGATCCGCCGGGCCATCGACGACCCGGAGGTCTGCGCCGCGGCCCGGGACTGCCTGCGCACCATCCTGCTCTCGGCCGAGGCCCTGCCGGACGGCTGGAAGACGCTTTTGGCCGGGCGCTTCGGGGCCACGGTCTTCGACCACTACGGCGCAACCGAGATGGGCTACGGCGGCGGCGTCGAATGCGAGGCGTTTCACGGCTACCACCTGCGGGAAACCGAAATCTATTTCGAAGTGGTCCACATGCTCACCGGCGATCCCCTGCCCGATGGGGAGGTGGGCGAGGTGGTCTTCACCACGCTGACACGGCGCGGCATGCCCTTTGTGCGCTATCGCACCGGCGACGCCGCCGCCATGCTTCCCGGCCCCTGCCCCTGCGGCAGCAAACTGCGACGCCTGGGGCCCATCCTCGGGCGCATCGTCCACGGGCCAGACGGCCCGCAACTGACCCATCCGGCCAAGGGAGCGGCCAACCGCCCATGA
- a CDS encoding 4Fe-4S dicluster domain-containing protein — MNQQELRDIEHRCIEEEQPRCQAACPIHVDVRAFMAKMASGDLSGARKVLDRTMPLPGVLARICDHPCEEVCLRESIGGPLAMGHLERTCALGTPTGGKPMCMPAKGKSVAGLGGDLSALTLAWDLAKKGYAVTLLVPGDAPGGALRDLPSDILPPEVLTESLDILGRMGVTVKTGQTLSDDLLTEVRQHFDAVYVECAGDNPLGRSRADVDPVTLAYGPEGVFCGGWPAPDGNRSVITLVADGRRAGASVDRFISGATLTTSREKEGVVATRSFTSLKGIATAARSDPDDPVAGYAPEAAKAEAARCLHCDCMECVKVCEYLKHYKGYPKLYTRQIYNNLSIVLGNHYLNRMIDSCTLCGLCTEICPEDFSMAELCLDSRRDMVKRGKMPPSAHEFALEDMAFSNGPDCALVRKEPGRDACAHLFFPGCQLAGEPDGRIPQAYAFLREKLDGGVGLALGCCGAPALWAGRQPLFEEVVAAFKAQWEALGKPRLITACSSCLSVFRQAAPEIPAVSLWEVMEAETGLPETTGFSPAAPVAVHDSCTSRHNEPLQTAVRAILAKRGVAFEELPLSGRYTECCGYGGLAGNAHPELAKAITERRAAASDKDFLATCAMCRDRLSHVGKRAYHLLDILFPGDATDDPATRPDPGFSMRHETRARLRRQLLAAVWNEQVDAKAPAGPDFVVSPEVRARMEARHILDDDVKRTLAHAETTGRKFLDRETGHFLASFTPHRVTYWVEYVMEGDVARVFTTYSHRMSVNNVGK, encoded by the coding sequence ATGAATCAGCAGGAGCTGCGGGACATCGAACACCGGTGCATCGAGGAGGAACAGCCTCGCTGCCAGGCAGCCTGTCCCATCCATGTGGATGTGCGGGCATTCATGGCCAAGATGGCGTCCGGAGACCTCTCCGGCGCGCGCAAGGTCCTCGACCGCACCATGCCCCTGCCGGGCGTGCTGGCCAGGATCTGCGACCATCCTTGCGAAGAGGTCTGCCTGCGCGAGAGCATCGGCGGCCCCCTGGCCATGGGCCATCTGGAACGGACCTGCGCCCTTGGGACCCCCACCGGCGGCAAACCCATGTGCATGCCGGCCAAGGGCAAATCCGTGGCCGGACTCGGCGGGGACTTAAGCGCCCTGACCCTGGCCTGGGACCTGGCCAAGAAAGGCTACGCTGTCACGCTGTTAGTCCCCGGGGATGCGCCCGGAGGCGCTCTGCGCGACCTGCCCTCCGACATCCTGCCGCCCGAAGTCCTGACCGAGAGCCTGGACATCCTCGGCCGCATGGGCGTGACCGTAAAGACCGGACAGACCCTTTCCGACGATCTCCTCACCGAGGTCCGACAACATTTCGACGCCGTCTACGTGGAGTGCGCCGGGGACAATCCGCTTGGCCGCAGCCGCGCGGACGTCGATCCCGTGACCCTGGCCTACGGCCCCGAAGGCGTCTTCTGCGGCGGCTGGCCCGCCCCGGACGGCAACCGCTCCGTCATCACCCTGGTGGCCGACGGCCGCCGGGCCGGCGCTTCCGTGGACCGCTTCATTTCCGGCGCGACGCTGACCACAAGCCGGGAAAAGGAAGGCGTGGTCGCCACGCGCAGCTTCACCAGCCTCAAAGGCATTGCGACCGCGGCGCGCAGCGACCCCGACGACCCCGTCGCCGGCTACGCGCCAGAGGCCGCCAAAGCCGAGGCCGCCCGCTGCCTCCACTGCGACTGCATGGAATGCGTCAAGGTCTGCGAATACCTGAAGCACTACAAGGGCTATCCCAAACTCTACACCCGGCAGATCTACAACAACCTTTCCATCGTCCTCGGCAACCACTACCTGAACCGCATGATCGACTCGTGCACGCTGTGCGGGCTGTGCACCGAGATATGCCCCGAGGACTTCTCCATGGCCGAACTGTGCCTGGACTCGCGCCGGGATATGGTCAAGCGCGGCAAGATGCCGCCCTCGGCCCACGAGTTCGCCCTGGAGGATATGGCCTTTTCCAACGGCCCGGACTGCGCGCTTGTCCGCAAGGAGCCCGGCCGGGACGCCTGCGCCCACCTCTTTTTCCCGGGCTGCCAGCTGGCCGGCGAACCCGATGGCCGCATTCCCCAGGCCTACGCCTTTCTGCGGGAAAAGCTCGACGGCGGCGTGGGCCTGGCCCTTGGCTGCTGCGGCGCGCCCGCGCTCTGGGCCGGACGCCAGCCCCTCTTCGAAGAGGTCGTGGCCGCGTTCAAGGCCCAGTGGGAGGCCCTCGGCAAGCCGCGCCTCATCACGGCCTGCTCCTCCTGCCTGTCCGTCTTCCGGCAGGCCGCCCCGGAGATTCCGGCCGTCTCGCTGTGGGAGGTCATGGAGGCCGAGACCGGGCTGCCCGAAACGACCGGCTTTTCCCCGGCCGCGCCGGTGGCCGTCCACGATTCCTGCACCTCGCGCCATAACGAGCCGCTCCAGACCGCCGTTCGCGCGATTCTGGCCAAACGCGGCGTCGCCTTCGAGGAACTGCCGCTCTCCGGCCGCTACACCGAATGCTGCGGCTACGGCGGACTGGCCGGCAACGCCCATCCGGAGCTGGCCAAGGCCATCACCGAACGCCGCGCCGCCGCCTCGGACAAGGACTTCCTCGCCACCTGCGCCATGTGCCGCGACCGGCTCTCCCACGTGGGCAAGCGGGCCTACCACCTGCTCGACATCCTCTTCCCCGGCGACGCGACGGATGATCCGGCCACGCGGCCCGATCCCGGCTTCTCCATGCGCCACGAGACCCGAGCCCGTCTGCGCCGCCAGCTTCTGGCCGCGGTCTGGAACGAACAGGTCGACGCCAAGGCCCCTGCGGGACCGGATTTCGTGGTCAGCCCGGAAGTGCGCGCCCGCATGGAAGCGCGCCACATCCTCGACGACGACGTGAAACGCACCCTGGCCCATGCCGAAACCACCGGCCGCAAGTTCCTCGACCGGGAAACCGGCCATTTTCTGGCCAGCTTCACGCCGCACCGCGTCACCTACTGGGTGGAATACGTGATGGAAGGCGATGTCGCCCGGGTCTTCACCACATACAGCCACCGCATGTCCGTGAACAATGTCGGGAAGTAG